A region from the Mycolicibacterium litorale genome encodes:
- the rplA gene encoding 50S ribosomal protein L1 codes for MSKNSKAYREAAEKVDKTKLYTPLEAAKLAKETSSKKQDATVEVAIRLGVDPRKADQMVRGTVNLPHGTGKTARVAVFAVGDKAEQAAAAGADIVGSDDLIEQIQGGMLDFDAAIATPDQMAKVGRIARILGPRGLMPNPKTGTVTADVAKAVQDIKGGKINFRVDKQANLHIVIGKASFDEKKLAENYGAALDEILRAKPSASKGRYLKKIVVSTTTGPGIPVDPQVTRNFAEA; via the coding sequence ATGAGCAAGAACAGCAAGGCATACCGCGAAGCCGCGGAGAAGGTCGACAAGACCAAGCTCTACACGCCGCTGGAGGCCGCGAAGCTGGCCAAGGAGACGTCGTCGAAGAAGCAGGACGCCACCGTCGAGGTCGCGATCCGGCTGGGCGTCGACCCGCGTAAGGCCGATCAGATGGTGCGCGGCACCGTGAACCTGCCGCACGGCACCGGTAAGACCGCGCGCGTCGCGGTGTTCGCCGTGGGGGACAAGGCCGAGCAGGCCGCGGCCGCGGGCGCGGACATCGTCGGCAGCGACGATCTGATCGAGCAGATCCAGGGCGGCATGCTGGACTTCGACGCGGCGATCGCGACGCCGGACCAGATGGCCAAGGTGGGGCGCATCGCGCGCATCCTGGGCCCGCGCGGCCTGATGCCCAACCCGAAGACCGGCACGGTGACCGCCGACGTGGCCAAGGCCGTGCAGGACATCAAGGGCGGCAAGATCAACTTCCGCGTGGACAAGCAGGCCAACCTGCACATCGTGATCGGCAAGGCCTCGTTCGACGAGAAGAAGCTGGCCGAGAACTACGGAGCCGCGCTCGATGAGATCCTGCGCGCCAAGCCGTCGGCATCGAAGGGCCGTTACCTGAAGAAGATCGTCGTGTCGACGACGACGGGCCCGGGCATCCCGGTCGACCCGCAGGTGACGCGCAACTTCGCCGAGGCGTAG
- a CDS encoding IS256 family transposase has protein sequence MTTAHNIDLPAVLAERLTTAHPDVLRELLAMFIHTLMGAEADALCGAGYGERSSERTNSRNGYRHRQFDTRAGSLDLAIPKLRHGSYFPDWLLERRKRAERALTTVVATCYLLGVSTRRMDKLVETLGITSLSKSQVSVMAKELDGAVEAFRTRPLDAGPYTFVAADALVLKVREGGRVVNVHALIAVGVNAEGRREILGIDVTTAEDGAGWLTFWRSLSARGLSGVRLVTSDAHAGLVAAIGATLPGAAWQRCRTHYTTNLMAVTPKSSWPWVRTLLHSVFDQPDAESVAAQYDRITDALADKLPKVAEHLEAARADLLAFTAFPKQIWRQIWSNNPQERLNKEIRRRTDVVGIFPDRDALIRLVGAVLAEQHDEWAESRRYLGLDVLSKSRAVNDTPTEQEDTPAVLTA, from the coding sequence ATGACCACTGCCCACAATATCGACCTGCCTGCCGTGCTGGCCGAACGACTCACCACCGCCCATCCCGACGTGCTGCGCGAGCTGCTGGCCATGTTCATCCACACCTTGATGGGCGCCGAAGCTGATGCCCTGTGTGGGGCCGGCTACGGCGAGCGCAGCAGCGAGCGCACCAACTCGCGCAACGGGTATCGGCACCGCCAGTTCGACACCCGCGCCGGTTCGTTGGACCTGGCGATCCCGAAGTTGCGGCACGGTTCCTACTTCCCCGATTGGCTGTTGGAACGTCGAAAGCGCGCTGAACGGGCTCTGACCACCGTGGTGGCCACCTGCTATCTGCTCGGGGTGTCGACGCGGCGGATGGACAAACTGGTCGAGACGCTGGGCATCACGTCGCTATCGAAGTCCCAGGTCAGCGTGATGGCCAAGGAACTCGACGGCGCGGTCGAGGCGTTCCGCACCCGGCCGCTGGATGCCGGCCCTTACACGTTCGTGGCCGCCGACGCGCTGGTGCTCAAGGTCCGTGAAGGTGGGCGGGTGGTCAACGTGCACGCGCTGATCGCGGTCGGTGTGAACGCCGAGGGGCGCCGCGAGATCCTGGGCATCGATGTCACCACCGCCGAAGACGGGGCGGGCTGGCTGACGTTCTGGCGGTCACTGTCCGCTCGCGGCCTGTCCGGGGTACGGCTGGTCACCAGCGACGCTCACGCCGGGTTGGTGGCCGCGATCGGCGCGACGCTGCCTGGGGCGGCCTGGCAGCGCTGCAGAACGCACTACACGACGAACCTGATGGCCGTCACCCCGAAGTCGTCGTGGCCCTGGGTTCGCACGCTGTTGCACTCGGTGTTCGACCAGCCTGATGCTGAATCGGTTGCTGCTCAATATGATCGGATTACCGACGCGTTGGCCGACAAACTGCCCAAAGTCGCTGAGCACCTCGAAGCCGCCCGCGCGGACCTGCTGGCGTTCACCGCCTTCCCCAAACAGATCTGGCGCCAGATTTGGAGCAACAACCCGCAGGAGCGGCTCAACAAGGAAATCCGACGCCGCACCGACGTCGTCGGCATCTTCCCCGACCGCGACGCACTGATCCGCCTCGTCGGCGCGGTGCTCGCCGAACAACACGACGAATGGGCCGAATCCCGGCGCTACCTCGGCCTCGATGTGCTGAGCAAATCACGCGCCGTCAACGACACCCCAACCGAACAGGAGGACACCCCCGCAGTGCTAACCGCCTGA
- a CDS encoding polysaccharide biosynthesis tyrosine autokinase has translation MNLLDVVKLLRSRWITICVTIVVSTFGAVVVTLLTTPLYQASTRLFVSTSAGSSVSEIYQGNRFSQERVISYAELLMGDALAQRTIDKLQLDMRPDELRENVTASAKRDTVLINVKVLDESPVRARDVANTLSDEFVLLVRELETPENGVSPDARVVVEQRASIPNHPVVPEPARNIAIGLAAGVLLGIALAVLRDRLDNTVKDRDALEELTGTGLVGTIPLDKERRKEPAISFRSDDSTIAESFRKLRTNLQFLSVDNPPRVIIITSSVPSEGKSTSAINIALALAEAEHNVLLVDGDMRRPTLHKYLNLVGSVGFSTVLSGGTTLADALQKSRFPGLHVLTSGPIPPNPSELLASLATKKLLSEMRAQFDYVIIDSTPLLAVTDAAILAASGDGVLIIARFGQTKREQLSHAVGSLKDVGAAVLGAVFTMIPARGPDSYSYNYSYYGQSESKSDKSRRG, from the coding sequence ATGAATCTACTGGACGTCGTGAAGCTATTGCGATCCCGGTGGATCACTATATGCGTCACGATTGTGGTCTCGACCTTCGGGGCTGTTGTGGTCACGCTACTCACAACCCCTCTATATCAGGCATCGACACGGCTATTCGTCTCCACTTCGGCTGGCTCATCCGTATCGGAAATCTACCAAGGCAATAGGTTTTCCCAAGAACGCGTGATCTCATATGCCGAGTTGCTGATGGGGGACGCGTTAGCCCAGCGAACAATCGATAAACTCCAACTTGATATGCGCCCAGATGAATTGCGCGAGAACGTGACCGCGAGCGCGAAGCGAGACACAGTCTTGATAAACGTCAAAGTGCTCGACGAGTCGCCGGTACGGGCGCGCGATGTTGCTAACACGCTATCCGATGAATTCGTTCTCTTAGTGCGTGAATTAGAGACTCCAGAAAACGGGGTTAGCCCGGATGCTCGTGTCGTCGTCGAGCAGCGGGCCTCGATTCCCAATCATCCAGTAGTCCCAGAACCCGCGCGAAACATTGCTATCGGGCTAGCCGCGGGAGTTCTGCTTGGAATTGCACTCGCAGTCTTGCGCGATAGGCTCGACAACACCGTTAAGGATCGAGACGCTCTCGAAGAGCTCACTGGCACAGGTCTTGTCGGTACCATTCCACTCGACAAAGAACGCCGGAAGGAACCGGCGATCTCTTTCCGTAGTGACGACTCAACAATCGCTGAGTCTTTCCGAAAGCTACGGACAAATCTGCAATTTCTTTCGGTCGATAATCCGCCTCGAGTGATTATCATAACGAGTTCAGTGCCGAGTGAGGGAAAGTCGACGTCAGCGATAAACATTGCGCTCGCTTTGGCGGAGGCTGAGCATAACGTTCTGCTGGTTGATGGTGATATGCGACGTCCGACCCTGCACAAATACCTCAACTTGGTCGGCTCTGTTGGCTTCAGCACGGTACTCAGTGGCGGGACAACTCTGGCGGACGCTCTGCAGAAGTCAAGATTCCCGGGGCTGCACGTCCTCACGTCTGGACCTATCCCGCCCAACCCGAGCGAATTATTGGCTTCCCTGGCGACTAAGAAGCTGCTCAGTGAGATGCGCGCGCAGTTTGACTACGTCATCATCGACTCGACGCCGTTGCTTGCGGTTACAGACGCCGCAATCCTCGCAGCGAGTGGCGATGGGGTTCTAATAATCGCCCGGTTCGGGCAGACCAAGCGTGAGCAACTGTCACATGCCGTAGGTAGTCTCAAGGACGTTGGCGCCGCAGTACTCGGCGCAGTTTTCACGATGATCCCTGCGCGCGGTCCCGACTCGTACAGCTATAACTACAGTTACTACGGGCAGAGCGAGAGCAAGAGTGATAAGTCGCGGCGCGGATGA
- a CDS encoding integrase core domain-containing protein, with the protein MESFNNRLRKECLNRNYWNTLFEARVVIGDFKHEHNHRHRHSALGYRTPVEYAAACRCTHTPVACSIN; encoded by the coding sequence ATCGAATCGTTCAACAACCGCCTGCGCAAGGAGTGCCTCAACCGCAACTACTGGAACACCCTCTTCGAGGCCCGCGTGGTCATCGGCGACTTCAAGCACGAACACAATCACCGACACCGCCACTCAGCCCTGGGCTACCGCACCCCGGTCGAGTACGCTGCCGCCTGCAGGTGCACCCACACCCCGGTGGCCTGCAGCATCAACTGA
- a CDS encoding DUF6262 family protein, producing the protein MTPQQRRQQVEDACAVIILAGRQVTFDDVAARTGLGRATLYRNGDLRQIIEEHRARGKEAHTLTGLTTEIAHLRIAMDALATTVRRHEEEIRRLRQQKS; encoded by the coding sequence ATGACACCCCAACAACGGCGTCAGCAAGTCGAAGATGCCTGCGCAGTAATTATTCTCGCCGGCAGACAGGTGACCTTCGATGACGTTGCGGCCCGCACCGGACTTGGTCGAGCCACCCTCTACCGCAACGGTGACCTACGACAGATCATCGAAGAGCATCGAGCCCGCGGCAAGGAAGCACACACCCTGACCGGACTCACAACCGAGATCGCCCACCTGCGCATTGCGATGGATGCCCTCGCCACCACCGTCCGGCGCCACGAAGAAGAAATCCGCCGCCTACGACAACAGAAAAGCTAG
- a CDS encoding tyrosine-type recombinase/integrase, whose amino-acid sequence MTFLMLAGHLRPGYDYLICRKLSVFWRHLPPGLLAQDLARFLGAAEELGFTERTRSASASQVIGRLLIQTGRRLDALTNNDFDDLLAASAARRGADKPSRHYSSGAHTARQVMFHLGVFTDQPVNATSLLRQSFAQRMRDASPSLRGSFVAYLDRLTATHSRGTVAGTATRLNHFAAHLYAVDPTLASLANLDRRRHIETYLTATAEATNSRTGAPIQASERRGRVLAVHCLLNDIAEWGWPEAPPRRLVFRSDIPKLPRALPRYLTPDLDRRLTQALQAWPDRLPADALLLQRATGLRIGELVDLELDSVHEIPGQGAWLKIPLGKLNTERMVPLDDDTVALIDRIVAHRSLGRPLPHPRTARPTDYLFTHHGRRLTVDHIRDVLGRVTTDANLPHITPHQLRHTYATALVNAGVSLQSLMALLGHVSAEMSLRYGRLFDATVRTEYERALTAAKAHLGTLPTDPPQGQTSLPIVDGDWKDAPAIKARLAGGFCIRAQVQGPCAYANICEHCPNFRTDTGYLPVLAAQRADTETLARDAEARGWTEEAERHRRLIARLDAHISQTQTG is encoded by the coding sequence GTGACGTTCCTGATGCTGGCCGGGCACCTGCGGCCCGGATACGACTACCTGATCTGCCGCAAACTGTCCGTCTTTTGGCGCCACCTGCCGCCCGGGCTGCTTGCCCAGGACCTTGCCCGGTTCCTGGGCGCCGCCGAAGAACTCGGCTTCACCGAACGCACCCGCAGCGCATCCGCGTCGCAGGTCATCGGCAGGCTCCTCATTCAGACAGGAAGACGACTGGATGCCCTGACCAACAACGACTTTGATGATCTACTAGCTGCAAGTGCGGCTCGCCGCGGCGCTGATAAACCCAGCCGCCACTACAGCAGCGGTGCCCACACCGCCCGGCAGGTGATGTTTCACCTCGGTGTGTTCACCGACCAGCCGGTCAACGCGACCAGCCTGCTGCGGCAAAGCTTTGCCCAGCGGATGCGGGATGCGAGTCCGTCACTGCGCGGCTCGTTTGTGGCCTACCTCGATCGGTTGACCGCCACCCATAGCCGCGGCACGGTCGCTGGCACCGCAACCCGGCTCAACCACTTCGCCGCCCACCTGTATGCGGTTGATCCGACATTGGCAAGTCTGGCCAATTTGGACCGACGCCGCCACATCGAGACCTACCTGACCGCTACCGCCGAGGCAACCAATTCGCGTACGGGCGCACCGATTCAAGCCTCAGAGCGTCGCGGTCGGGTCTTGGCAGTGCACTGCCTTCTCAACGACATCGCTGAGTGGGGTTGGCCGGAGGCACCACCACGGCGGCTGGTATTCCGCTCCGACATCCCCAAGCTTCCCCGAGCCCTACCGCGCTACCTCACCCCGGACCTGGACCGGCGGCTGACTCAGGCACTGCAGGCCTGGCCAGACCGGCTGCCGGCTGACGCACTGCTGTTGCAACGGGCAACCGGATTGCGTATCGGTGAGCTCGTCGACCTCGAACTCGACAGCGTCCACGAAATCCCCGGCCAAGGCGCATGGCTGAAAATCCCACTGGGAAAGCTCAATACCGAACGGATGGTGCCCCTTGACGACGACACCGTTGCCCTCATCGATCGGATCGTGGCCCACCGCTCGCTTGGGCGGCCGCTACCGCACCCACGCACAGCACGCCCTACCGACTATTTGTTCACCCACCACGGTCGGCGCCTGACCGTCGATCACATCCGCGACGTGCTGGGCCGCGTGACCACCGACGCCAACCTGCCGCACATCACCCCGCACCAACTGCGCCACACCTACGCCACTGCCTTGGTCAACGCTGGTGTCTCGCTGCAGAGTCTGATGGCTCTGCTCGGGCACGTCTCGGCTGAGATGAGTCTGCGCTACGGACGTCTCTTCGACGCGACCGTGCGCACCGAATACGAACGTGCGCTGACCGCGGCGAAGGCCCATCTGGGAACCCTGCCCACTGATCCGCCACAAGGCCAGACCTCGCTGCCGATCGTCGACGGCGACTGGAAAGACGCACCAGCCATTAAGGCCCGCCTGGCCGGGGGTTTCTGCATCCGTGCCCAAGTCCAAGGCCCGTGCGCCTACGCCAACATCTGCGAGCACTGTCCCAACTTCCGCACCGACACCGGCTATCTGCCCGTCCTGGCCGCTCAGCGCGCTGACACCGAAACGCTGGCTCGCGACGCCGAAGCCCGTGGCTGGACCGAGGAAGCCGAACGCCACCGTCGACTCATCGCACGCCTGGACGCCCACATCAGTCAGACACAGACCGGATGA
- a CDS encoding tyrosine-type recombinase/integrase: protein MTKELSAAVDGGVWQLRGPAAERFGLVNDFLAHLADRNFSVHTCRAYAYDLLAFTRWLIDEQVDLAEVNVDVLLRFLTACREATLPGRPGGNVYSIRDGRNQGYAPATINRRLAAISSLFAFQEMRDPDARNPVSGGRSARLRSRGERSGLLAHIAKPKSRSQLRVREQRRLPRGLTRQESAALLGSFRSWRDRSIGGLMLMSGLRSTEVLSVRVADVDIARRWVRVLGKGSKERSVPIDTDVAGAIQTYLLVERPETDAEALFVVAKGVHRGQPLTAAGLRTVFRYHRERSGVSAGHPHALRHSFGTALAEAGVDLSVIQALMGHDHADSAAAYIHLAPTFLREEFDAARARLRSRS, encoded by the coding sequence ATGACGAAAGAGCTGTCTGCAGCCGTCGATGGCGGTGTGTGGCAGTTGCGTGGGCCGGCCGCCGAGCGGTTCGGATTGGTCAACGACTTTCTGGCACATCTGGCTGACCGCAACTTCTCGGTCCATACCTGCCGGGCCTACGCGTACGACCTGCTGGCGTTCACGCGGTGGCTGATTGACGAGCAGGTGGACCTGGCAGAGGTCAATGTTGATGTGCTGCTTCGGTTCCTGACTGCGTGTCGGGAGGCGACGCTGCCGGGCCGACCGGGTGGCAACGTGTATTCGATCCGCGATGGCCGCAATCAAGGTTATGCACCTGCAACGATTAATCGGAGACTGGCGGCGATCTCCAGTTTGTTCGCATTCCAGGAGATGCGCGACCCCGACGCGCGAAACCCGGTCAGTGGGGGTCGTTCGGCCCGATTGCGTTCGCGTGGAGAACGTTCCGGCCTGTTGGCCCATATCGCCAAGCCGAAGTCACGTTCCCAGCTGAGGGTCCGTGAGCAGCGGCGGCTGCCGCGCGGGTTGACCCGACAGGAGTCTGCGGCGCTGCTAGGCAGCTTCCGGAGCTGGCGCGATCGGTCCATCGGGGGCTTGATGCTGATGTCGGGGTTGCGGTCAACTGAAGTCCTATCAGTGCGCGTTGCCGATGTGGATATCGCCCGACGCTGGGTTCGGGTGCTCGGCAAGGGAAGCAAGGAACGGTCCGTACCGATCGACACCGACGTTGCCGGCGCGATCCAAACTTATCTACTGGTCGAGCGACCCGAGACAGATGCCGAGGCGTTGTTCGTCGTCGCCAAGGGCGTTCATCGCGGACAGCCGCTGACCGCGGCGGGACTGCGCACGGTATTTCGCTATCACCGTGAACGCTCCGGCGTCAGCGCCGGGCATCCACATGCGTTACGGCATTCGTTCGGCACCGCGCTGGCTGAAGCCGGGGTCGATCTGTCGGTGATCCAAGCACTGATGGGCCACGACCATGCTGATTCCGCCGCCGCCTACATCCATTTGGCCCCAACGTTTCTGCGTGAGGAGTTCGATGCCGCCCGTGCTCGCTTACGTTCCCGCTCCTGA
- a CDS encoding DDE-type integrase/transposase/recombinase — protein MSERLACRAVGLARSTYRRLPLSQTPTDPDDEMRAWLRAYATKHPCHGFRRAWAALRYDERREVNKKKIHRLWREEGLQVKVVSARKRAGVSSVPPVIADAPKVVWAIDFQFDSTIDGKAIKIASMIDEHTRESLLNLVERSITGEHLVEELTKVFAAASGPPKVLRLDNGPEMVSRALQRFCENKTGMVYIPPGCPHLTG, from the coding sequence ATGTCGGAACGGTTAGCGTGCAGAGCCGTTGGGCTGGCCCGCTCCACCTACCGCCGCCTGCCACTGTCACAGACCCCGACCGATCCGGACGACGAAATGAGGGCCTGGCTTCGCGCCTACGCCACCAAACACCCCTGCCATGGGTTCCGGCGCGCCTGGGCGGCGCTGCGTTACGACGAGCGCCGTGAGGTCAACAAGAAGAAGATCCACCGACTGTGGCGCGAAGAGGGCCTGCAGGTCAAGGTCGTCTCGGCTCGGAAGCGGGCCGGTGTTTCCTCGGTGCCGCCGGTCATCGCCGATGCGCCGAAGGTGGTGTGGGCAATCGACTTCCAGTTCGACTCCACCATCGATGGCAAGGCCATCAAGATCGCCTCGATGATCGACGAACACACCCGCGAGTCCCTGCTGAACCTGGTGGAGCGTTCCATCACCGGCGAGCATCTGGTCGAGGAACTGACCAAGGTGTTCGCCGCGGCCAGCGGCCCGCCGAAAGTACTACGCCTCGACAACGGTCCGGAAATGGTTTCCCGAGCGCTGCAACGGTTCTGCGAGAACAAGACCGGAATGGTCTACATCCCGCCGGGCTGCCCACACTTAACCGGCTAA
- a CDS encoding transposase codes for MAGRKRNSAEDIVRKLRRADELAAEGKTGEQIAAELQVSPATLYNWRRTYGGMDTDAAKELKELREQNARLKRLLADAELEKDALREVAKGKF; via the coding sequence ATGGCTGGTCGGAAGCGGAATTCCGCGGAGGACATCGTGCGCAAGCTGCGCCGGGCGGATGAACTGGCCGCCGAGGGCAAGACCGGCGAACAGATCGCTGCCGAGCTGCAGGTCTCGCCGGCGACGCTATACAACTGGCGCCGTACCTACGGCGGCATGGACACCGACGCGGCCAAGGAACTCAAGGAGCTGCGTGAGCAGAACGCCCGCCTCAAACGGCTGCTGGCCGACGCCGAGCTGGAGAAAGACGCCCTGCGGGAGGTCGCCAAGGGAAAATTCTGA
- a CDS encoding DUF1501 domain-containing protein has translation MPEMSRRGFLSASIGLAAAGAATSLPAMTWTDVLLAAADQPILDGTGILVLITLYGGNDGLNTVIPVHESTYQDLRPELAYSADEVLNLDGTYGLNPGMTGMADLFANGSLAIVRGVGYPEPDRSHFRSMDIWQSASIDSSANTGWVGRWLDSAGADPLRALHLGRVIPPLLVGKKTVGALFSRDVRPSESSIELIAALSRSDPGDSPAMRMVCDSYRSAAHVNQGLEPVLVEDGLMTDMPKSNDNELAQQLDAVAACISAEVPTRVYSVELSGFDTHADARELQQNLLKTLDTAVTRFTKQISGGKHAKDVVIMAYSEFGRRVAANASDGTDHGTAGPVFIAGECVRGGFYGDEPTLTDLVDDDLKVTTDFRDVYHEILVRVLGSDPEPVVGKGRKAIGFLEA, from the coding sequence ATGCCGGAAATGAGTCGACGCGGTTTCTTGTCCGCCAGCATTGGATTGGCGGCGGCAGGGGCTGCTACTTCCTTGCCGGCGATGACGTGGACCGACGTATTGCTGGCCGCCGCAGATCAGCCGATTCTGGACGGCACTGGCATCCTTGTTCTTATCACGTTGTATGGCGGAAACGACGGTCTTAATACCGTCATCCCTGTTCACGAAAGCACCTATCAGGATCTGCGTCCTGAACTGGCCTACTCGGCGGACGAGGTGCTTAACCTCGACGGAACGTACGGGCTCAACCCCGGCATGACCGGTATGGCCGACTTGTTCGCAAACGGCTCACTTGCCATTGTGCGCGGAGTGGGCTATCCCGAACCGGACCGCAGCCATTTCCGCTCGATGGATATCTGGCAGTCAGCCTCCATTGACAGCTCAGCGAATACAGGGTGGGTGGGCCGCTGGTTGGATTCCGCTGGCGCAGACCCGCTCCGCGCGCTACACCTCGGCCGCGTCATCCCGCCGCTCTTAGTCGGAAAGAAGACAGTGGGCGCCCTCTTTTCGCGGGACGTCAGGCCGTCCGAAAGCTCGATCGAGCTTATCGCCGCACTTTCGCGATCGGACCCCGGCGACAGCCCAGCCATGCGCATGGTCTGCGATTCGTACCGCTCAGCAGCACACGTGAACCAAGGGCTCGAGCCCGTGCTCGTTGAAGACGGACTCATGACGGACATGCCAAAATCTAACGACAATGAGCTCGCTCAACAGCTCGACGCCGTTGCGGCATGCATTTCGGCCGAAGTACCTACTCGGGTATACAGCGTGGAGTTGAGCGGGTTCGATACCCACGCTGACGCGCGCGAACTTCAACAGAATCTGCTCAAGACTCTGGACACGGCCGTGACGCGGTTCACGAAACAGATTTCTGGCGGAAAGCACGCGAAGGACGTCGTCATCATGGCGTACTCCGAATTTGGTCGGCGTGTGGCGGCCAATGCGTCGGATGGCACGGACCACGGCACTGCTGGGCCAGTCTTCATCGCCGGTGAATGCGTTCGCGGCGGCTTCTATGGCGATGAGCCCACCCTGACAGACCTTGTCGACGACGACCTGAAAGTCACCACCGATTTCCGCGACGTTTACCATGAAATCCTCGTACGCGTTCTTGGCTCGGATCCTGAACCCGTTGTCGGAAAAGGTAGGAAAGCCATCGGCTTCCTGGAGGCGTGA
- a CDS encoding DUF1800 domain-containing protein encodes MHLSTLLLGGLPSVSTQSAEWITAARVLRRIGFGVRGSEVDSAVKLGPAPSYVSKIVGADFMNDPGVVATPIPELDVPERPEGADVPGRRRYLAKAGEQRRELTHWWIRRMAAASNPANEKLTFLWHNHFATSALKVGAAESMANQNQKLRKLCLGDFRTLAYAMLTDAAMVIWLDGQQNKSGSPNENLAREFLELFALGHGNGYSERDVREGARALTGWTVREYVDAELVAKRHDNSLKTVLGTSGNIGSEEFCDIVVAQPESAIYIASKLWRQLASDTPPSENTLRRLVKAYGPDRDLRGLTEAILSDPDFLDSSATVVSGPVDWLIGLLRAVQVPMDNNELVKVVAATLKSLGQQPFNPPDVGGWPFGQAWLSSSAVNIRLRMAGEVIKRGDVSLVAETPVSDRLDAAGYLIGVGAWSERSAMALKPLCKDPTTLVAAAVNTPEYLTS; translated from the coding sequence GTGCACTTATCGACATTACTTTTGGGGGGGCTGCCGAGCGTGTCTACGCAATCAGCTGAGTGGATCACGGCAGCGCGGGTGCTCCGGCGCATCGGGTTTGGAGTGCGCGGGTCAGAGGTCGACTCAGCGGTCAAATTAGGGCCCGCACCGTCCTATGTCAGCAAAATAGTGGGTGCTGACTTCATGAACGATCCGGGAGTCGTCGCTACTCCGATACCGGAGTTAGATGTCCCGGAACGCCCTGAAGGAGCGGATGTACCGGGGCGGCGCAGGTACCTCGCGAAAGCCGGGGAACAGCGGCGCGAGCTGACGCACTGGTGGATTCGCCGAATGGCGGCAGCCTCTAACCCGGCGAACGAGAAGCTGACGTTTCTGTGGCACAACCATTTTGCGACGTCTGCACTGAAGGTCGGCGCGGCCGAGAGCATGGCAAATCAGAACCAGAAGCTCCGCAAACTGTGTCTAGGCGATTTTCGGACCCTCGCGTACGCCATGCTGACAGACGCTGCAATGGTCATCTGGCTCGACGGGCAGCAAAATAAGTCGGGTTCGCCCAATGAGAACCTCGCGCGCGAATTCCTTGAGCTATTCGCACTCGGGCACGGGAACGGATACTCGGAGAGGGACGTCCGTGAGGGCGCACGTGCTCTGACCGGCTGGACAGTGCGAGAGTATGTTGATGCCGAATTGGTAGCGAAGCGCCATGACAATTCACTGAAGACAGTGCTCGGCACCTCGGGCAACATCGGCTCTGAAGAGTTTTGCGACATTGTGGTGGCGCAGCCGGAGTCTGCAATCTACATCGCCAGTAAATTATGGCGGCAGCTCGCTTCTGACACGCCGCCCTCCGAGAACACGCTGCGGCGGTTGGTGAAGGCTTACGGCCCGGATCGTGACCTCAGGGGGTTGACGGAAGCAATCCTGAGCGATCCAGATTTTTTGGACAGTTCCGCCACGGTAGTGTCCGGTCCCGTCGACTGGCTTATCGGTCTACTCAGAGCCGTGCAGGTACCAATGGATAACAATGAACTGGTCAAAGTCGTTGCTGCGACGCTGAAGTCACTTGGGCAGCAACCGTTTAACCCGCCCGATGTGGGTGGTTGGCCGTTCGGGCAAGCATGGTTATCGTCGTCGGCAGTGAACATCCGCTTGCGAATGGCGGGTGAAGTCATCAAGCGCGGAGACGTCAGTCTGGTTGCCGAGACCCCGGTGAGTGATCGCCTCGATGCCGCCGGGTATCTGATCGGGGTTGGTGCTTGGTCTGAGCGCAGCGCCATGGCCTTAAAGCCGTTATGCAAGGACCCAACCACGCTGGTTGCGGCCGCAGTAAACACGCCGGAATACCTGACTTCTTAG